The Agrococcus carbonis sequence CCGGCCGCCGCTCGACCTTGTGGCCCGCATCCTCGGCGAGCTGCAGGAGCGAGTTGCGGGTGACGCCGTCGAGGATCGAGTCGGAGTCGGGCGTGATGAGCGTGCCGTCGGCCTTGACGAGCACGACGTTCATGCCGCCGAGCTCCTCGAGGTCGGTGCCGTCCTCGTCCAGGAACAGCACCTGCGCGCAGCCCTGCGCCGCGGCGAGCTGCGTGGGCAGGAGGCTCGCGGCGTAGTTGCCGCCGCACTTCGCGGCGCCCGTGCCGCCGCGGCCGGCGCGGTTGTACTCGCGCGAGAGCCAGATCGAGACCGGCTTGACGCCGCCGGCGAAGTAGGGGCCAGCGGGGCTCGCGATCACCATGAAGCGCACGGTCTCGGCCGCGCGCACGCCGAGGAACACCTCGTTGGCGATCATGAAGGGGCGGAGGTAGAGCGAGTCCTCGCCGCCGGAGGGCACCCACGCCTCGTCGACCTCGACGAGGCGGCGCACGGCCTCGATGAAGTCCTCCTCGGGCAGCTGCGGCAGCGCGAGGCGCGCGGCGGAGCGCTGCATGCGGCGCGCGTTCTGGTCGGGCCGGAAGGTCCACACCGAGCCGTCGGCGCGGCGGTACGCCTTCATGCCCTCGAAGATCTCCTGGCCGTAGTGCAGCACCGCCGACGCCGGGTCCATCTGCAGCGGCCCGTACGGC is a genomic window containing:
- a CDS encoding branched-chain amino acid aminotransferase; its protein translation is MTLEFTLTRNPSPVADDARERVLAAPGFGRHFTDHMVSIDWTVDEGWHDARVEPYGPLQMDPASAVLHYGQEIFEGMKAYRRADGSVWTFRPDQNARRMQRSAARLALPQLPEEDFIEAVRRLVEVDEAWVPSGGEDSLYLRPFMIANEVFLGVRAAETVRFMVIASPAGPYFAGGVKPVSIWLSREYNRAGRGGTGAAKCGGNYAASLLPTQLAAAQGCAQVLFLDEDGTDLEELGGMNVVLVKADGTLITPDSDSILDGVTRNSLLQLAEDAGHKVERRPVTLAEWRDGVADGSITEAFACGTAAVLTPIAALKSTEEVIGDPDAPAGPVSTALRQQLTDIQYGRAEDPHGWMVQLTGAR